The Manihot esculenta cultivar AM560-2 chromosome 11, M.esculenta_v8, whole genome shotgun sequence genome includes a region encoding these proteins:
- the LOC110626490 gene encoding uncharacterized protein LOC110626490 isoform X7: MDLEGLPMLCEGGVADNTTVEEVKFADSEGVKVADKPIGGDVEEGCDGEDFEEGSDGGDVEEGSDGEEGSDGEEDSSDSENTTKRILLRNKDEPYGYDDPDYEGNQRDVYINYRRQYKESDGFDFDDYPKSGDGEFFLGVAFHVDLEDDDDEFTIGCKEALAYAIEEQNKKGANLILLDIIKANRESVALYHITFKAEDVSLGEVKVYQTRVFHSLVPGHKETVVHIFRLKEPTNKA; encoded by the exons ATGGATCTAGAGGGTCTACCCATGCTTTGCGAAGGAGGAGTTGCCGATAACACCACCGTTGAAGAGGTAAAATTTGCCGATAGTGAGGGGGTTAAAGTTGCCGATAAGCCCATCGGTGGAGACGTTGAGGAGGGCTGCGACGGTGAAGACTTTGAGGAGGGCTCCGACGGCGGAGACGTTGAGGAGGGCTCCGACGGTGAAGAGGGCTCCGACGGTGAAGAGGATAGCTCTGACAGTGAGAATACTACGAAACGTATCCTTCTCAGGAACAAAGATGAACCTTACGGCTATGATGACCCTGACTATGAGGGCAACCAGAGGGATGTCTATATTAATTACAGACGACAGTATAAGGAAAGCGAT GGTTTTGATTTTGATGACTATCCAAAGTCAGGTGACGGAGAATTTTTTCTGGGTGTTGCTTTTCATGTGGATcttgaagatgatgatgatgaatttACTATAGGCTGCAAAGAGGCCCTTGCCTATGCTATCGAGGAACAGAATAAAAAG GGTGCAAATCTGATACTCCTTGATATTATCAAGGCAAATCGCGAATCAGTTGCTTTGTATCACATAACTTTCAAAGCTGAAGATGTTTCTCTTGGAGAAGTGAAAGTTTATCAAACTAGAGTCTTCCATAGTTTAGTTCCTGGTCACAAGGAGACTGTAGTACATATTTTCAGGCTAAAAGAACCAACAAACAAAG
- the LOC110626490 gene encoding uncharacterized protein LOC110626490 isoform X4, translating into MDLEGLPMLCEGGVADNTTVEEVKFADSEGVKVADKPIGGDVEEGCDGEDFEEGSDGGDVEEGSDGEEGSDGEEDSSDSENTTKRILLRNKDEPYGYDDPDYEGNQRDVYINYRRQYKGFDFDDYPKSGDGEFFLGVAFHVDLEDDDDEFTIGCKEALAYAIEEQNKKGANLILLDIIKANRESVALYHITFKAEDVSLGEVKVYQTRVFHSLVPGHKETVVHIFRLKEPTNKGFKDEKSVDQALNA; encoded by the exons ATGGATCTAGAGGGTCTACCCATGCTTTGCGAAGGAGGAGTTGCCGATAACACCACCGTTGAAGAGGTAAAATTTGCCGATAGTGAGGGGGTTAAAGTTGCCGATAAGCCCATCGGTGGAGACGTTGAGGAGGGCTGCGACGGTGAAGACTTTGAGGAGGGCTCCGACGGCGGAGACGTTGAGGAGGGCTCCGACGGTGAAGAGGGCTCCGACGGTGAAGAGGATAGCTCTGACAGTGAGAATACTACGAAACGTATCCTTCTCAGGAACAAAGATGAACCTTACGGCTATGATGACCCTGACTATGAGGGCAACCAGAGGGATGTCTATATTAATTACAGACGACAGTATAAG GGTTTTGATTTTGATGACTATCCAAAGTCAGGTGACGGAGAATTTTTTCTGGGTGTTGCTTTTCATGTGGATcttgaagatgatgatgatgaatttACTATAGGCTGCAAAGAGGCCCTTGCCTATGCTATCGAGGAACAGAATAAAAAG GGTGCAAATCTGATACTCCTTGATATTATCAAGGCAAATCGCGAATCAGTTGCTTTGTATCACATAACTTTCAAAGCTGAAGATGTTTCTCTTGGAGAAGTGAAAGTTTATCAAACTAGAGTCTTCCATAGTTTAGTTCCTGGTCACAAGGAGACTGTAGTACATATTTTCAGGCTAAAAGAACCAACAAACAAAG
- the LOC110626490 gene encoding uncharacterized protein LOC110626490 isoform X2: MDLEGLPMLCEGGVADNTTVEEVKFADSEGVKVADKPIGGDVEEGCDGEDFEEGSDGGDVEEGSDGEEGSDGEEDSSDSENTTKRILLRNKDEPYGYDDPDYEGNQRDVYINYRRQYKESDGFDFDDYPKSGDGEFFLGVAFHVDLEDDDDEFTIGCKEALAYAIEEQNKKGANLILLDIIKANRESVALYHITFKAEDVSLGEVKVYQTRVFHSLVPGHKETVVHIFRLKEPTNKGFKDEKSVDQALNA; the protein is encoded by the exons ATGGATCTAGAGGGTCTACCCATGCTTTGCGAAGGAGGAGTTGCCGATAACACCACCGTTGAAGAGGTAAAATTTGCCGATAGTGAGGGGGTTAAAGTTGCCGATAAGCCCATCGGTGGAGACGTTGAGGAGGGCTGCGACGGTGAAGACTTTGAGGAGGGCTCCGACGGCGGAGACGTTGAGGAGGGCTCCGACGGTGAAGAGGGCTCCGACGGTGAAGAGGATAGCTCTGACAGTGAGAATACTACGAAACGTATCCTTCTCAGGAACAAAGATGAACCTTACGGCTATGATGACCCTGACTATGAGGGCAACCAGAGGGATGTCTATATTAATTACAGACGACAGTATAAGGAAAGCGAT GGTTTTGATTTTGATGACTATCCAAAGTCAGGTGACGGAGAATTTTTTCTGGGTGTTGCTTTTCATGTGGATcttgaagatgatgatgatgaatttACTATAGGCTGCAAAGAGGCCCTTGCCTATGCTATCGAGGAACAGAATAAAAAG GGTGCAAATCTGATACTCCTTGATATTATCAAGGCAAATCGCGAATCAGTTGCTTTGTATCACATAACTTTCAAAGCTGAAGATGTTTCTCTTGGAGAAGTGAAAGTTTATCAAACTAGAGTCTTCCATAGTTTAGTTCCTGGTCACAAGGAGACTGTAGTACATATTTTCAGGCTAAAAGAACCAACAAACAAAG
- the LOC110626490 gene encoding uncharacterized protein LOC110626490 isoform X5 yields MDLEGLPMLCEGGVADNTTVEEVKFADSEGVKVADKPIGGDVEEGCDGEDFEEGSDGGDVEEGSDGEEGSDGEEDSSDSENTTKRILLRNKDEPYGYDDPDYEGNQRDVYINYRRQYKESDGFDFDDYPKSGDGEFFLGVAFHVDLEDDDDEFTIGCKEALAYAIEEQNKKGANLILLDIIKANRESVALYHITFKAEDVSLGEVKVYQTRVFHSLVPGHKETVVHIFRLKEPTNKDDKTD; encoded by the exons ATGGATCTAGAGGGTCTACCCATGCTTTGCGAAGGAGGAGTTGCCGATAACACCACCGTTGAAGAGGTAAAATTTGCCGATAGTGAGGGGGTTAAAGTTGCCGATAAGCCCATCGGTGGAGACGTTGAGGAGGGCTGCGACGGTGAAGACTTTGAGGAGGGCTCCGACGGCGGAGACGTTGAGGAGGGCTCCGACGGTGAAGAGGGCTCCGACGGTGAAGAGGATAGCTCTGACAGTGAGAATACTACGAAACGTATCCTTCTCAGGAACAAAGATGAACCTTACGGCTATGATGACCCTGACTATGAGGGCAACCAGAGGGATGTCTATATTAATTACAGACGACAGTATAAGGAAAGCGAT GGTTTTGATTTTGATGACTATCCAAAGTCAGGTGACGGAGAATTTTTTCTGGGTGTTGCTTTTCATGTGGATcttgaagatgatgatgatgaatttACTATAGGCTGCAAAGAGGCCCTTGCCTATGCTATCGAGGAACAGAATAAAAAG GGTGCAAATCTGATACTCCTTGATATTATCAAGGCAAATCGCGAATCAGTTGCTTTGTATCACATAACTTTCAAAGCTGAAGATGTTTCTCTTGGAGAAGTGAAAGTTTATCAAACTAGAGTCTTCCATAGTTTAGTTCCTGGTCACAAGGAGACTGTAGTACATATTTTCAGGCTAAAAGAACCAACAAACAAAG ATGATAAAACTGATTGA